The Fusibacter sp. A1 genome has a segment encoding these proteins:
- the ybeY gene encoding rRNA maturation RNase YbeY, whose amino-acid sequence MDILIENEQTEYEVTEALLSLIEQSVKETVRAENFDEDYEVSITLVSAERIRELNREYRAKDSVTDVLSFITYTEDGFEVYDDEPVMLGDVVICLKRADEQAGEFGHSIEREVAYLVCHSMLHLLGYDHMKAEDKTEMRLREKVIMKTMGLERIVGE is encoded by the coding sequence ATGGATATATTGATTGAAAACGAACAAACGGAATATGAGGTAACTGAAGCGCTTTTATCGCTGATCGAGCAGAGTGTGAAAGAAACGGTAAGGGCTGAAAATTTTGATGAGGATTATGAAGTGAGCATCACGCTTGTCAGCGCTGAGAGAATTAGAGAACTCAATCGCGAGTACCGTGCAAAAGACAGCGTAACAGATGTCTTGAGCTTTATTACCTACACCGAGGACGGATTTGAAGTTTATGATGACGAGCCGGTGATGCTTGGTGATGTGGTGATCTGCCTCAAAAGAGCGGATGAGCAGGCCGGTGAGTTCGGGCACAGTATCGAGAGGGAAGTGGCCTACCTTGTATGTCATTCAATGCTTCACCTCTTGGGATACGACCACATGAAAGCTGAAGACAAGACTGAAATGAGATTAAGAGAAAAAGTGATCATGAAAACAATGGGACTCGAAAGAATTGTGGGGGAATAG